The Arctopsyche grandis isolate Sample6627 chromosome 7, ASM5162203v2, whole genome shotgun sequence genome includes a window with the following:
- the LOC143914110 gene encoding uncharacterized protein LOC143914110 gives MFKCARCNSEGLDGVLCSGCKLKFDFPCSGITKAGYNKLGGDRQLQWKCASCKTGFIPTPPGSVPASSSPTPVSMDLLLAEIQGIKMDLAPLRSMSDDIKSLKSDVSDLKNSLEMAHSLINDFTQKIHKLESRLDTLEKTNLETATIHNKIDHLEQKLNEKEQWSRRNNIEIKGVPLFKSENLIDTIVNLSKKINYPITPNQINFVARVPSRINNNSKPIAASFHNYHLKEEFMLAARRLKSLSSKDLGYSDDKRIFVNDHLTVSNKMLLTKVKALAKEKHFLYVWVKHSKILVRKNNTSPITAIYSERDLINIQ, from the coding sequence ATGTTTAAGTGTGCGCGTTGTAATTCTGAAGGCTTAGACGGTGTTCTATGTAGTGGctgtaaattgaaatttgatttcCCTTGTTCTGGTATTACCAAAGCGGGCTATAATAAACTCGGAGGGGATCGTCAGCTCCAGTGGAAATGTGCTTCATGCAAGACGGGCTTTATTCCAACCCCTCCCGGAAGCGTCCCAGCGTCGAGCTCCCCAACCCCAGTATCGATGGATCTTCTGTTGGCTGAAATACAAGGCATCAAGATGGACTTAGCCCCTCTCAGATCAATGTCGGATGACATCAAATCCCTGAAATCTGATGTTTCTGATTTGAAGAACTCTTTGGAGATGGCCCATTccttaataaatgattttacacaGAAGATACATAAACTAGAGTCTAGGTTAGATACTCTAGAAAAAACAAACCTTGAGACAGCAACTATCCATAACAAGATTGATCACCTTGAACAGAAATTAAATGAGAAGGAACAATGGTCAAGaagaaataatattgaaatcaaaGGGGTACCACTCTTTAAAAGTGAAAATCTGATTGACACCATTGTTAATCTGagcaagaaaattaattatccCATAACCCCTAATCAAATTAACTTTGTTGCGCGGgttccttcccgtattaataataattctaaaCCGATTGCCGCCTCTTTTCATAACTATCATCTTAAAGAAGAATTTATGCTAGCAGCACGGCGTTTAAAGTCACTTTCGTCTAAGGATCTCGGTTATTCCGATGACAAAAGGATTTTTGTAAATGACCACCTGACCGTTTCGAACAAAATGCTACTTACAAAGGTGAAGGCCCTGGCTaaggaaaaacattttttatatgtttgggTGAAACACTCAAAAATCTTAGTACGGAAGAACAACACCTCACCGATCACAGCTATATACTCGGAACGAGATCTAATAAATATCCAGTGA